From the genome of Gemmatimonadaceae bacterium, one region includes:
- a CDS encoding MFS transporter, whose amino-acid sequence MTRTAEVSTATAGRREWIGLSVLALPCMLLAMDLTVLHVAVPALSVDLKPSSAQLLWIVDIYGFLIAGSLITMGTLGDRIGRRRLLLIGGAAFAVASAVAAFSTSAEMLIATRALLGVAGATLMPSTLALIRNMFHDQRQRTTAIAVWLNSFMVGSAVGPLLGGAMIEHFWWGSVFLLNVPVMALLLVLGPFLLPENRDPNAGRLDLASAGLSLVAMLSIVYGIKRR is encoded by the coding sequence ATGACTCGGACTGCTGAAGTCAGCACCGCAACAGCAGGCCGCCGGGAGTGGATCGGATTATCCGTGCTTGCACTGCCCTGCATGCTGCTCGCGATGGACTTGACCGTCCTGCATGTGGCAGTTCCCGCATTGAGCGTCGATCTGAAGCCGAGCAGCGCGCAGCTTCTGTGGATCGTCGACATCTATGGATTTCTGATCGCCGGGTCGCTCATAACGATGGGAACTCTCGGCGATCGCATCGGGCGTCGGCGGCTGCTCCTGATTGGAGGAGCGGCGTTCGCCGTTGCGTCGGCCGTCGCCGCATTCTCGACGAGCGCAGAGATGCTCATCGCAACTCGTGCGCTTCTTGGCGTTGCCGGCGCGACGCTGATGCCATCCACGCTTGCGCTGATACGCAACATGTTCCACGACCAGCGCCAGCGTACGACGGCGATTGCGGTGTGGCTCAACAGCTTCATGGTGGGCAGTGCTGTCGGTCCACTCCTCGGCGGCGCGATGATCGAGCATTTCTGGTGGGGGTCAGTATTCCTGCTGAATGTCCCGGTGATGGCGCTGTTGCTCGTGCTCGGTCCGTTTCTGCTTCCGGAGAATCGCGACCCTAACGCGGGCCGGCTCGATCTGGCGAGTGCCGGGCTGTCCCTCGTTGCAATGCTGTCGATCGTCTACGGAATCAAGCGTCGTTGA
- a CDS encoding DUF2207 domain-containing protein, protein MKRAALALAMMLLAFPASAQERIRAYDVDVDVRADGSLDVTERITVHAEGQQIRRGIYRDFPTRYRDRYGNRVRVALDVIGVERDGNPEPWFTERMSNGVRINTGNDDFLPVPAGYTYTLRYRTTRQLGFFDNHDELYWNAIGTGWIFPIESATVQVRLPAAVPIDRMTAEAYTGPQGARGANYVAELTRPGVATYRLTQPLGPNEGFTTVLQFPKGLIAAPTEGDRARWFLADNRGVLVGLLGLVLLILFCVREWRRVGRDPKKRAIFARYEPPADKTAAGLRFVQRMGYDTRCFSAEVLDLAVGGQLRINRDKKLLKDSWRLDRNESVSAPASAADSVLLTLLFPDGRKTLKLKNTNAAIVSAAQDAHKKELDREFHPRYFQRNTRSLVIATAIALVAAAAAFVISGGFGIPVIVAIVVAMVLTLIVFGRLVRAPTREGRELMDEIEGLKLYLSVAERDELASMRGPGQPPMLDAERYEALLPYAVALEVEEAWTEKFTAAVGAAAAAEAASRMSWYSGRGPITNLGDFSKSMGSSLSSQISSASSPPGSSSGGGGGGSSGGGGGGGGGGGR, encoded by the coding sequence ATGAAGAGAGCCGCCCTTGCCCTTGCGATGATGCTCCTCGCATTTCCGGCGAGTGCGCAGGAGCGCATCCGCGCCTACGATGTCGACGTCGATGTTCGCGCGGACGGAAGTCTGGACGTCACCGAGCGAATCACGGTCCACGCAGAAGGGCAGCAGATCCGCCGTGGCATCTACCGGGACTTCCCCACGCGCTACCGGGACCGTTACGGCAATCGCGTCCGGGTTGCACTCGACGTGATCGGCGTCGAGCGCGACGGAAATCCGGAGCCGTGGTTTACCGAGCGGATGAGCAACGGCGTGCGGATCAACACGGGCAACGACGACTTCCTTCCTGTCCCCGCCGGCTACACATATACGTTGCGCTACCGCACCACTCGCCAGCTGGGATTCTTCGACAATCACGACGAGCTGTACTGGAACGCGATCGGCACCGGGTGGATTTTCCCGATCGAAAGCGCAACGGTGCAGGTGCGGTTGCCCGCCGCGGTGCCCATCGATCGAATGACGGCGGAAGCCTATACCGGGCCCCAGGGAGCGAGAGGTGCGAACTACGTGGCGGAGCTCACTCGCCCAGGAGTTGCCACCTACCGCCTCACACAGCCCCTCGGCCCCAACGAAGGCTTCACTACCGTTTTGCAATTCCCCAAGGGGTTGATCGCGGCGCCAACAGAAGGCGACCGCGCGCGATGGTTCCTCGCCGACAACCGCGGCGTGCTCGTCGGGCTCTTGGGTCTGGTACTGCTCATTCTGTTCTGCGTGAGGGAATGGCGGCGAGTTGGCCGCGATCCGAAAAAGCGCGCGATCTTCGCGCGTTACGAGCCGCCCGCCGACAAGACTGCCGCAGGCTTGAGATTCGTGCAGCGCATGGGTTATGACACGCGATGTTTCTCCGCCGAGGTGCTGGATCTTGCGGTTGGCGGCCAGCTGCGGATCAATCGCGACAAGAAGCTTCTGAAGGACTCGTGGCGACTCGATCGCAATGAATCCGTCTCGGCACCGGCATCGGCTGCGGACAGTGTGCTGCTGACTCTGCTCTTCCCCGACGGCAGGAAGACTCTCAAGCTCAAGAACACGAATGCAGCAATCGTGTCCGCGGCGCAGGACGCGCACAAGAAGGAGCTGGATCGCGAATTTCATCCGCGCTACTTCCAGCGCAATACACGCAGCCTCGTGATCGCGACGGCGATCGCGCTTGTCGCCGCGGCGGCCGCATTCGTCATCTCCGGCGGCTTCGGCATTCCGGTGATCGTGGCGATTGTCGTCGCAATGGTTTTGACGCTGATCGTGTTCGGGCGCCTCGTTCGCGCACCCACCAGGGAAGGCCGCGAGCTGATGGACGAGATCGAGGGATTGAAGCTCTACCTGAGTGTTGCGGAGAGAGACGAGCTCGCGAGCATGCGCGGCCCGGGCCAGCCGCCGATGCTCGACGCCGAGCGTTACGAGGCACTTTTGCCTTACGCGGTGGCGCTCGAGGTAGAGGAAGCGTGGACAGAGAAGTTCACCGCGGCGGTGGGCGCGGCAGCTGCCGCCGAGGCGGCGTCGCGCATGTCCTGGTACAGCGGCCGCGGACCCATCACCAACCTGGGTGATTTCAGTAAGTCGATGGGCTCGAGCCTGAGCTCGCAGATTTCTTCCGCGTCGAGTCCGCCGGGGAGTAGCTCCGGTGGTGGTGGCGGCGGCTCGTCCGGCGGCGGTGGCGGTGGTGGCGGCGGGGGCGGTCGCTAG
- a CDS encoding LemA family protein yields the protein MSLLILLVVIVVAAGAWAVFAFNRLVHLRNQVRNAWADIDVQLKRRHDLVPQLVAAVKGYTGHERGVLQAVTELRTQAVALNSPAKLGNVESSLEQAIVQLFALKEAYPDLKANETFLQLQRDLVGVEDQLQYARRFYNGAVRDHNTAIQRVPDMIVARSFGFTEKEYFQADEDDRRGVRVDLAS from the coding sequence ATGAGCCTCCTCATTCTTCTGGTGGTGATCGTCGTCGCCGCCGGCGCATGGGCGGTGTTTGCGTTCAATCGTCTCGTTCACCTGCGCAACCAGGTGCGCAACGCGTGGGCAGATATCGATGTCCAGCTCAAGCGCCGGCACGATCTCGTGCCCCAGCTCGTCGCCGCGGTGAAAGGCTACACCGGGCACGAGCGCGGGGTGCTGCAAGCCGTAACTGAATTGCGAACGCAGGCCGTGGCGCTGAATAGTCCCGCGAAGCTCGGAAACGTCGAATCATCCCTCGAACAGGCGATCGTTCAACTGTTCGCACTGAAGGAGGCGTATCCTGATCTCAAAGCCAACGAGACTTTCCTTCAGCTTCAGCGCGACCTCGTCGGGGTCGAGGATCAATTGCAGTATGCGCGTCGATTTTACAATGGTGCCGTGCGTGACCACAACACCGCGATACAGCGCGTGCCGGACATGATCGTCGCGCGAAGCTTCGGCTTCACCGAGAAGGAATATTTCCAGGCCGACGAAGACGACAGGCGCGGCGTAAGAGTGGACCTCGCATCATGA
- a CDS encoding proline iminopeptidase-family hydrolase — protein sequence MAAIVVRSVRAAAAFLVLLVSCSTATPRNEGYVTVPGGRIWWTRMGDGPGIPLLVIHGGPGSGSFGLKPWAALGDDRPVIRYDQLGSGKSDHPTDTALFTLDRAVQELQAIRDSLGLREVHLYGRSWGAMLLQAYVSTNPTGVRSLTLSSPLVTTAQWERDADSLVKLLPDSVQAVIAHHETAGTTSSPAYAAAASEYSKRYGRRQPARSPADADSARKTRGRLVYEYMWGPSEFTSTGTLKTFDGTSWLRAVRVPTLFVTGEFDQATPASTEQFSRLVPNAEFKVISESGHSTENDNPEALLRTVREFLRRVESAQR from the coding sequence GTGGCCGCAATAGTCGTGCGGAGCGTCAGAGCCGCCGCAGCTTTTCTCGTTCTACTGGTCAGCTGCTCGACCGCGACTCCACGCAACGAAGGATACGTCACCGTCCCTGGCGGCAGGATCTGGTGGACGAGAATGGGCGACGGTCCCGGCATTCCTCTTCTCGTCATTCACGGCGGACCGGGAAGCGGCAGCTTCGGGCTCAAGCCCTGGGCGGCGCTGGGAGACGATCGGCCCGTAATCCGCTACGATCAGCTTGGCTCAGGAAAGTCCGATCATCCGACGGACACGGCTCTGTTCACTCTCGACCGTGCAGTGCAGGAGCTTCAGGCCATCCGCGATTCACTCGGCCTGCGCGAAGTGCATTTGTATGGACGGTCGTGGGGGGCGATGCTCCTCCAGGCATACGTGAGTACGAATCCGACCGGAGTACGCAGCCTCACGCTCTCCAGCCCGCTCGTCACCACCGCGCAATGGGAGCGGGACGCGGATTCTCTGGTGAAGTTGCTCCCGGACTCGGTGCAGGCGGTGATCGCGCATCATGAGACGGCGGGTACTACGAGTTCCCCCGCTTATGCTGCCGCCGCTAGCGAGTACAGCAAACGCTACGGCAGACGACAACCGGCCCGCTCGCCCGCCGACGCCGACAGCGCGCGCAAGACACGTGGCAGGCTGGTGTACGAGTACATGTGGGGACCGAGCGAGTTTACGTCGACTGGTACGCTCAAGACGTTCGATGGGACGAGCTGGCTCAGAGCCGTGCGAGTGCCGACGTTGTTCGTGACGGGCGAGTTCGATCAGGCAACTCCGGCCTCCACAGAGCAATTCTCAAGGCTTGTGCCCAACGCGGAGTTCAAGGTCATTTCTGAGAGTGGTCACTCGACGGAGAACGACAATCCGGAAGCGCTGCTGCGCACGGTGCGCGAGTTTCTCCGCCGAGTGGAGTCTGCGCAACGTTAG
- a CDS encoding amidohydrolase family protein — MQRLRTLTVYAAVGAELLFAGVAASQAPGSQPDRETRIRAGESCPSGTTEIRPGICRAPEMPAPSILDYRPRSTLVTPAHPVRMAKYPAIDFHGHPRDMITSAEGLSQLAASLDSLNVRAMVAADNLSGERLQRAVAAIRASPRMRDRVRVFAGIDFRNVGGPGWAAKVVEQLEADIAAGAVGIGEISKSLGLTIKKADGSRLRIDAPELDPVWRAAARLGAPVFIHTADPQEFFRPVVDYTNERWLELALFPGRRYPQDQFPSFDQLMKERDNVFRRHPRTTFVAAHMGWHANDLGRLAKLLDAFPNVYTEVGAVLYDIGRQPRSAHDFFVKYQNRILFGKDSFQPEEYRYYWRVFETRDDYFDYYRDYHASWKLYGIDLPDRILKKIYYQNALKITRGLPQTGWPQ; from the coding sequence ATGCAACGACTGCGCACACTGACGGTCTACGCGGCTGTGGGCGCCGAGCTTCTCTTCGCTGGCGTTGCAGCTTCACAAGCGCCAGGCAGTCAGCCCGACCGCGAGACAAGAATCCGCGCTGGTGAATCCTGTCCGTCCGGGACGACCGAAATTCGCCCGGGAATCTGCAGAGCGCCGGAGATGCCGGCGCCAAGCATTCTGGACTATCGTCCGCGGTCAACGCTCGTCACGCCCGCGCACCCAGTGCGGATGGCGAAATATCCCGCCATCGATTTCCACGGACATCCCCGGGACATGATCACATCGGCCGAGGGCTTGTCTCAGCTCGCCGCATCGCTCGACAGCTTGAACGTGCGCGCCATGGTGGCGGCAGACAACCTCTCCGGCGAACGACTGCAACGAGCTGTCGCCGCGATCCGCGCATCACCGAGAATGAGGGATCGCGTCCGCGTCTTCGCCGGAATCGATTTTCGAAACGTCGGCGGCCCGGGCTGGGCAGCCAAGGTTGTCGAGCAGTTGGAGGCGGACATCGCGGCTGGCGCGGTTGGCATTGGCGAGATCTCAAAGAGCCTCGGCCTGACGATCAAGAAGGCTGACGGGTCGCGGCTGCGGATAGACGCGCCTGAGCTGGATCCGGTCTGGCGGGCAGCCGCGCGGCTCGGAGCTCCCGTGTTCATCCACACAGCCGACCCCCAGGAATTCTTCCGCCCGGTTGTCGACTACACCAACGAGCGTTGGCTCGAGCTCGCGCTGTTCCCGGGCCGCCGCTACCCCCAGGACCAGTTCCCGAGCTTCGATCAGCTCATGAAGGAAAGGGACAATGTTTTCCGCAGGCATCCGAGGACGACGTTCGTTGCCGCGCACATGGGCTGGCACGCCAACGATCTGGGCAGGCTCGCCAAGCTTCTGGATGCTTTCCCGAATGTGTACACCGAAGTCGGTGCTGTGCTGTACGATATCGGCCGCCAGCCGCGCAGTGCACACGACTTCTTCGTGAAGTATCAGAATCGGATCCTGTTCGGCAAGGATTCGTTCCAGCCCGAGGAGTATCGGTATTACTGGCGCGTGTTCGAAACGCGCGACGATTACTTCGACTACTACCGCGACTACCACGCGTCGTGGAAGCTCTACGGAATCGACCTGCCCGACAGGATTCTGAAGAAGATCTACTATCAGAACGCGCTGAAGATCACTCGCGGTCTCCCGCAGACGGGGTGGCCGCAATAG
- a CDS encoding DUF2784 domain-containing protein, protein MWYRAFADLVLVAHFAFVLFVIFGGSLVWRWSRLAWIHVPVAVYGAVIEFMGFVCPLTPLEVSLRRQGGEAGYEGGFIEHYITAAIYPAGLTRQVQFILGAAVVALNIIVYTIWWKRRSRARERNA, encoded by the coding sequence ATGTGGTATCGCGCTTTCGCCGATCTCGTTCTCGTCGCTCACTTCGCGTTTGTCCTCTTCGTAATCTTCGGCGGATCACTTGTGTGGCGCTGGTCTCGCCTCGCCTGGATCCACGTCCCCGTCGCAGTTTACGGCGCAGTCATCGAGTTCATGGGATTCGTCTGCCCGCTTACGCCGCTGGAAGTGAGCCTGCGCCGCCAGGGTGGCGAGGCGGGCTACGAAGGCGGATTCATCGAGCACTACATCACCGCGGCGATTTATCCGGCAGGCCTTACCAGGCAGGTGCAGTTCATTCTCGGCGCGGCGGTTGTCGCGCTCAACATCATTGTCTACACGATCTGGTGGAAGCGACGTTCACGAGCTCGCGAGCGCAACGCCTGA